The following proteins come from a genomic window of Mariniflexile sp. TRM1-10:
- a CDS encoding cryptochrome/photolyase family protein, translating to MKQTINIFWFRRDLRLDDNHGLFEALSGNRPVLPIFIFDTEILKKLPKDDARVTFIHQTLQNINKTLQTKYSSSLAMYFGNPLKIYKQLLQDYNIDTVFTNHDYEPYALKRDTEIGQFLKDQNIAFHSYKDQVVFEKNEITKSNGLPYMVYTPFMKAWKEKFKTSTFKHYPSETLLQNFVQITDLANVNLSDMGFEVSNQKVQPYHVDSELIQNYEAMRNFPAQDATSKLGPHLRFGTVSIRKMVAKAIAETNEIFWQELIWREFFMQILWHFPHTVTQSFKPQYDRIEWRNNKTEFELWCEGKTGYPLVDAGMRQLNQTGFMHNRVRMLVGSFLCKHLLVDWRWGEAYFAEKLHDYDMASNIGNWQWVAGCGVDAAPYFRIFNPTTQIEKFDKNLEYIKQWCPDFQELAYPTPIVDHTFARERCLQVYKAALS from the coding sequence ATGAAACAAACAATTAACATATTTTGGTTTCGTCGTGATTTACGACTGGATGATAACCATGGGTTATTTGAAGCTTTAAGCGGAAACCGTCCCGTGCTTCCTATCTTTATTTTTGATACAGAGATTTTAAAGAAACTTCCAAAAGATGATGCTAGAGTAACATTCATTCATCAAACACTTCAAAATATAAATAAAACACTTCAAACTAAATACAGTAGCAGTTTGGCTATGTATTTTGGAAACCCTTTGAAAATCTATAAACAGCTCCTACAAGATTATAACATTGATACGGTTTTCACCAATCATGATTACGAACCTTATGCTTTAAAACGTGATACAGAAATTGGTCAATTTCTAAAAGACCAAAACATTGCTTTTCATAGTTATAAAGATCAAGTTGTTTTTGAAAAAAATGAAATAACAAAGAGTAATGGCCTACCTTATATGGTTTATACGCCATTCATGAAAGCTTGGAAAGAAAAATTTAAAACGTCAACCTTTAAACATTATCCATCAGAAACTTTACTTCAAAACTTTGTACAAATAACAGATTTAGCTAATGTCAATTTATCTGATATGGGTTTTGAAGTATCCAATCAAAAAGTGCAACCATATCATGTCGATTCTGAGTTGATACAAAACTATGAAGCTATGCGAAACTTTCCAGCTCAAGATGCTACATCTAAACTGGGTCCGCATTTGCGTTTTGGCACCGTAAGCATTAGAAAAATGGTAGCTAAAGCCATTGCAGAAACCAACGAAATTTTTTGGCAAGAATTGATATGGCGTGAGTTTTTTATGCAAATTTTATGGCATTTTCCACATACGGTAACACAAAGCTTTAAACCGCAATACGACCGTATTGAATGGCGCAACAATAAAACTGAATTTGAACTATGGTGTGAAGGTAAAACAGGATATCCGTTGGTAGATGCCGGCATGCGCCAACTTAACCAAACGGGGTTTATGCACAACCGTGTACGCATGCTAGTGGGCAGTTTTTTATGCAAACATTTACTTGTTGATTGGCGTTGGGGTGAAGCCTATTTTGCTGAAAAACTACATGATTATGACATGGCGAGCAATATTGGTAACTGGCAATGGGTAGCTGGTTGTGGCGTAGATGCTGCGCCATATTTCAGGATTTTTAACCCAACCACACAAATAGAAAAGTTTGATAAAAACCTAGAGTACATAAAACAATGGTGTCCCGACTTTCAAGAGTTAGCTTACCCCACGCCTATTGTTGATCATACATTTGCCAGAGAACGCTGCTTACAGGTTTATAAGGCAGCTTTAAGTTAG
- a CDS encoding acetyltransferase, with translation MALKKSKTVRLFGAGGHSQIIKLVLQENNHKVSDVFDDKPENCHSFFKSITVGNRSNYDALSAEGDPFIIGIGDNFQRAEVARFLKSDFETAIHKSAIIGNKVIIGKGTVIYAGAVIGLNSIIGKHVIINTSANVGIDNKLEDFVHISPMAALCESVEIGEGSHIGAGAIVMPKIKIGKWCTIGAGTVVTKDVKDHCVVVGNPERTIRSNKFNFPNKKLTN, from the coding sequence ATGGCATTAAAAAAATCAAAAACAGTAAGATTATTTGGAGCTGGTGGACATTCTCAGATCATAAAGCTAGTTTTACAGGAAAATAATCATAAAGTATCAGATGTTTTTGATGATAAACCAGAAAATTGCCATTCTTTTTTTAAGAGTATCACCGTAGGAAACCGAAGTAATTATGACGCATTAAGTGCTGAGGGAGACCCTTTTATTATTGGAATAGGAGATAATTTTCAACGGGCTGAAGTAGCAAGGTTTTTAAAAAGTGATTTTGAAACAGCCATTCATAAATCGGCTATCATAGGCAACAAGGTTATTATTGGTAAGGGAACCGTTATATATGCTGGAGCTGTTATAGGACTAAATTCAATAATAGGAAAACATGTAATAATTAATACATCAGCTAATGTGGGTATTGATAATAAATTAGAAGATTTTGTTCATATTTCTCCAATGGCAGCCTTATGTGAATCGGTCGAAATTGGTGAAGGCTCACATATTGGCGCAGGGGCTATTGTAATGCCAAAAATAAAAATTGGTAAATGGTGTACCATAGGTGCTGGTACAGTTGTTACAAAGGATGTTAAAGACCATTGTGTGGTTGTGGGCAATCCTGAAAGAACTATTAGGTCTAATAAATTTAACTTCCCAAATAAAAAACTAACTAACTAA
- the murA gene encoding UDP-N-acetylglucosamine 1-carboxyvinyltransferase, with protein MGTFKIEGGHQLKGSIQPQGAKNEALQILCAVLLTPELVTIHNIPDIVDVNKLINLLRKLGVKIEKLAHGTCTFQADEVNLKYLESDEFKIDGRGLRGSIMIVGPLLARFGRGYIPKPGGDKIGRRRLDTHFEGLINLGAKFRYSKEEQFYGVEAERLKGAYMLLEEASVTGTANIVMAAVLAEGRTTIYNAACEPYLQQLCKMLNRMGAKISGVGSNLLIIDGVDNLGGTEHTMLPDMIEIGSWIGLAAMTKSELTITNVSWNDLGVIPAVFRKLGITVEKRGDDIHIPAHTDGYEIQSFIDGSILTISDAPWPGFTPDLLSIILVVATQARGSVLIHQKMFESRLFFVDKLIDMGAKIILCDPHRATVIGHDFKSTLKATNMTSPDIRAGVSLLIAALSAKGTSTIQNIEQIDRGYERIDERLRAIGAKIERIA; from the coding sequence ATGGGAACATTTAAAATTGAAGGTGGACACCAATTAAAAGGTAGTATACAACCACAAGGTGCAAAAAACGAAGCGCTACAAATTTTATGTGCGGTTTTATTAACCCCAGAGTTGGTTACTATTCATAATATCCCGGATATTGTTGATGTTAATAAACTTATTAACTTATTAAGAAAACTAGGTGTTAAAATTGAAAAATTAGCACATGGTACCTGTACCTTTCAAGCCGACGAGGTTAATTTAAAGTACTTAGAATCGGATGAATTCAAGATTGACGGTCGTGGTTTACGAGGATCAATCATGATTGTTGGTCCATTATTGGCGCGCTTTGGAAGAGGTTACATCCCTAAACCAGGAGGTGATAAAATTGGTCGACGTAGATTAGATACCCATTTTGAAGGTCTTATTAATTTAGGTGCCAAATTTAGATATAGTAAAGAAGAACAGTTTTATGGTGTTGAAGCTGAAAGGCTAAAAGGCGCTTATATGCTTTTAGAAGAAGCTTCGGTTACAGGAACTGCCAATATAGTCATGGCTGCGGTGCTAGCTGAAGGTCGCACTACTATTTATAACGCTGCGTGCGAACCCTATTTGCAACAATTGTGTAAAATGCTGAACCGTATGGGCGCTAAAATTAGTGGCGTAGGTTCTAATTTATTAATCATTGATGGCGTTGATAATTTAGGTGGTACCGAACATACCATGTTGCCCGATATGATTGAAATTGGTAGCTGGATTGGACTTGCTGCTATGACCAAAAGCGAACTGACTATTACCAATGTATCTTGGAACGATTTAGGCGTTATACCAGCGGTTTTTAGGAAATTAGGTATAACGGTTGAGAAGCGTGGTGACGATATTCATATTCCAGCACATACCGATGGTTATGAAATACAGAGTTTTATCGACGGTTCTATTTTAACAATTTCTGACGCGCCTTGGCCAGGGTTTACACCCGATTTATTAAGTATTATTCTGGTAGTGGCAACACAAGCCCGAGGTAGTGTGCTTATTCACCAAAAAATGTTTGAAAGCCGTTTGTTTTTTGTGGATAAATTGATTGATATGGGTGCTAAAATTATTTTGTGCGACCCACACCGTGCTACCGTAATTGGACATGATTTTAAATCGACTTTAAAAGCAACGAACATGACATCTCCAGATATTCGTGCCGGTGTATCGTTACTTATTGCAGCTTTATCTGCAAAAGGAACATCTACCATTCAAAATATAGAACAGATTGATAGAGGTTACGAACGTATCGATGAACGTTTACGTGCTATCGGAGCTAAGATTGAACGTATAGCGTAG
- a CDS encoding DUF4290 domain-containing protein yields MQLTHNSTQIILTIDELEYNTEREHLIIPEYGRHMQKMINYAKTRETKEERNKVARAIISVMGNMQPHLRDVPDFQHKLWDQLFIMANFELDVDSDYPKPTKELLEERPEPLKYPQNFPKYRFYGNNIKTMIDVANTWEDGELKEALTYTIANHMKKCFLNWNKDTVEDDVIYDHLYELSGGKINLKNSEEDLSDATSLMRTKTKFASNNSSSKKGGHHKKNTSTHKRKRF; encoded by the coding sequence ATGCAGTTAACACATAACTCTACACAAATTATTTTGACAATAGACGAATTAGAATACAACACAGAGCGTGAACATTTAATCATACCCGAATACGGACGCCACATGCAGAAAATGATTAATTACGCTAAAACCCGTGAAACCAAGGAAGAACGTAATAAAGTTGCTAGAGCCATTATTTCGGTAATGGGCAATATGCAGCCCCATTTAAGGGATGTTCCGGATTTTCAGCATAAACTTTGGGATCAGCTATTTATAATGGCTAATTTTGAATTGGATGTTGATTCCGATTATCCAAAACCAACAAAAGAACTTCTAGAGGAACGCCCAGAGCCTTTAAAGTACCCACAAAATTTTCCTAAATACCGTTTTTACGGAAATAATATTAAAACCATGATTGACGTTGCCAATACATGGGAAGATGGCGAACTTAAAGAAGCTTTGACCTATACTATTGCCAACCACATGAAAAAGTGTTTTTTAAATTGGAATAAGGACACGGTTGAAGATGATGTGATTTACGATCATTTATACGAGCTTTCTGGTGGTAAAATAAATTTAAAAAATTCGGAAGAAGACCTATCAGACGCTACTAGTTTAATGCGAACCAAAACAAAGTTTGCAAGCAATAATAGCAGTAGTAAAAAAGGAGGTCATCATAAAAAAAACACTTCTACTCACAAAAGAAAACGCTTCTAA
- a CDS encoding DUF493 family protein, whose product MGTSPNSDEFYEKLKAQLYDTTSWPSEYLYKFIVKSDVADIAKIEAIFDNMGAVIQTTESKKGNYTSISINILLRNPDAVIEKYKEVAEKVEGVISL is encoded by the coding sequence ATGGGTACATCTCCAAATTCGGATGAATTTTACGAAAAATTAAAAGCACAGTTATACGACACAACTAGTTGGCCATCGGAATATTTATATAAGTTTATTGTAAAATCGGATGTAGCTGATATCGCTAAGATAGAAGCAATATTTGATAACATGGGAGCTGTGATACAAACTACCGAATCGAAGAAAGGTAATTACACGAGCATTTCCATAAATATTTTGTTGAGGAATCCAGATGCTGTTATAGAAAAGTATAAAGAAGTTGCAGAAAAAGTAGAAGGCGTAATAAGTCTTTAG
- a CDS encoding AAA family ATPase, which yields MNTRKIVITGGPGTGKSTLINKLTKHGYTCLEEISRQVTLDAKKKGIDQLFLTNPLLFSELLLKGRQQQFEEANTLQSDVIFFDRGLPDVLAYMNYIGNTYPQSFVDACKNAVYDTVFVLKPWETIYTSDNERYESFEQALEIHDHLLNTYQQFNYSLIDVPFGTIADRTDYILKVLKL from the coding sequence TTGAACACAAGAAAGATTGTAATAACAGGTGGCCCAGGCACAGGAAAATCGACTTTAATAAACAAATTGACCAAACATGGTTACACCTGTCTTGAAGAAATTTCGCGTCAGGTAACCTTAGATGCCAAAAAAAAAGGCATTGACCAGTTGTTTTTAACCAACCCTTTACTATTCAGCGAACTGCTCTTAAAAGGCAGGCAACAACAATTTGAAGAAGCCAACACATTACAATCAGATGTTATTTTTTTTGACAGAGGCCTTCCAGATGTACTGGCATATATGAATTATATTGGCAACACCTATCCACAGTCGTTTGTAGATGCCTGTAAAAATGCAGTGTACGATACTGTTTTTGTTTTAAAGCCTTGGGAAACTATTTATACTAGCGATAATGAGCGCTACGAAAGCTTTGAACAAGCCTTGGAAATTCACGACCATTTACTAAATACCTACCAACAGTTCAATTACAGTTTAATAGATGTCCCTTTTGGCACCATAGCAGACCGAACCGATTACATTTTAAAAGTGTTAAAGCTATAA
- a CDS encoding RecQ family ATP-dependent DNA helicase, whose translation MEQPINILERYWNFTEFRPEQEAIINAVIEGEDTFVLLPTGGGKSLCFQIPALVKAGICVVISPLIALMKDQVQQLNDKGIKAMALTSGITYSQLDTLLDNCIYGNYKFLYLSPERLQQELVQERIRQMNVNLIAVDEAHCISQWGSDFRPAYKNIALLRQLQPSVNVVALTASATPEVVNDIIKELDFIQPKIFKQSFSRPNLGYMVYHENDKYYRIETILKKYKESSIIYVRNRKLTLDVSTFLNSKNISATHYHGGLTNAEKDTNMALWVQNKKQVMVATNAFGMGIDKPDVKTVIHLNLPESIESYFQEAGRVGRNGDKAFAVILKNNSDEVLVKNQFLNVLPTVDYVKQVYRKLCSYFQISYGEGEYETFDFDFNSFCKTYSFSTILAYNALLLLDRNSVITLSKQFKNKVSVQFIISSSTLFSYLENHTNFNLIVKSMLRMYGGIFDHDSKIDLSKIAEKASTTENMVTQVLQKLESDEVINLHLAKTDAQVTFIEPREDDKTINRIAAIIEQQNELKQQQVKSMLAYVENDSVCKSIQLLAYFGEKDAKPCGICSVCTSTKKTVKPQDANVIKKRIIELLETGDQSSRNMIAALNCTETELKSVLKLLLEHDIISITPTNTYKLSHL comes from the coding sequence ATGGAACAACCTATAAACATATTAGAACGCTATTGGAATTTTACCGAATTCCGTCCCGAACAAGAAGCTATTATAAATGCCGTAATTGAAGGGGAAGATACGTTTGTACTGTTACCAACCGGTGGCGGAAAATCGTTATGTTTTCAAATTCCTGCTTTAGTAAAAGCAGGTATTTGTGTGGTTATTTCGCCTTTAATAGCCTTAATGAAAGACCAAGTACAGCAACTTAATGATAAAGGCATAAAAGCTATGGCGCTTACAAGTGGCATTACTTACAGTCAGTTAGATACACTTTTAGATAATTGTATTTATGGTAACTATAAGTTTTTGTACCTATCGCCTGAACGTTTACAACAAGAACTTGTGCAAGAACGTATTAGGCAAATGAACGTCAATTTAATAGCTGTAGATGAAGCGCATTGTATTTCACAATGGGGCAGTGATTTTAGACCGGCATATAAAAACATCGCACTATTACGCCAATTACAACCTTCGGTTAATGTGGTGGCTTTAACAGCATCGGCAACTCCCGAAGTCGTCAATGATATTATAAAAGAACTCGATTTTATTCAACCCAAAATATTTAAACAATCGTTTTCCAGACCCAATTTGGGCTATATGGTGTATCATGAAAACGATAAATATTATCGCATAGAAACCATTTTAAAAAAATATAAGGAATCCTCCATTATTTACGTTCGAAACAGAAAATTAACTTTAGATGTTAGCACGTTTTTAAATTCAAAAAACATATCAGCTACCCATTATCATGGTGGTTTAACAAATGCCGAAAAAGACACAAACATGGCACTCTGGGTGCAAAATAAAAAACAGGTCATGGTTGCTACCAACGCCTTTGGAATGGGTATAGATAAACCTGACGTTAAAACGGTAATCCATTTAAACTTACCCGAAAGCATTGAAAGTTATTTTCAAGAAGCAGGACGTGTGGGTCGCAATGGCGACAAGGCTTTTGCAGTTATTTTGAAGAATAATAGCGACGAAGTTTTGGTAAAAAATCAGTTTTTAAACGTATTACCAACAGTTGATTATGTGAAACAAGTCTATAGGAAACTGTGTAGCTATTTTCAAATATCGTATGGTGAAGGCGAATACGAAACTTTTGATTTCGATTTTAATTCCTTTTGTAAAACCTATAGTTTTAGTACCATTTTAGCATATAATGCGTTACTTTTATTAGACAGAAATAGTGTTATCACCTTATCAAAACAATTTAAAAATAAGGTTTCGGTGCAATTTATCATATCAAGTTCTACACTTTTTAGTTATTTAGAAAATCATACTAATTTCAATTTAATAGTAAAATCGATGCTTCGTATGTATGGTGGTATTTTTGACCATGACAGCAAAATTGATTTATCCAAAATTGCTGAAAAAGCTTCAACAACAGAAAACATGGTAACTCAGGTTCTTCAAAAGTTAGAAAGTGATGAAGTTATAAATTTACATTTAGCAAAAACCGATGCACAAGTTACTTTTATTGAACCGCGTGAAGATGACAAAACCATCAATCGGATTGCAGCCATCATCGAACAACAAAACGAATTAAAACAGCAACAGGTTAAGTCTATGCTTGCGTATGTTGAAAATGATTCAGTATGTAAAAGCATACAACTACTTGCCTACTTTGGCGAGAAAGATGCCAAACCCTGTGGGATATGTTCGGTTTGTACAAGTACTAAAAAAACGGTAAAACCGCAAGACGCCAATGTCATTAAAAAACGTATTATAGAATTGTTGGAAACCGGCGACCAATCGTCAAGAAACATGATTGCTGCTTTAAATTGTACTGAAACCGAATTAAAAAGCGTTTTAAAATTACTTTTAGAACACGATATCATATCAATAACACCAACAAACACATATAAATTAAGCCATTTATGA
- the fmt gene encoding methionyl-tRNA formyltransferase, protein MKDLRIVFMGTPDFAVTTLKTLVKNNYNIVGVITAPDKPAGRGQKLNESAVKQYAVSQNLTVLQPTNLKSADFLNELTQLNANLQIVVAFRMLPKVVWQMPKYGTFNLHASLLPNYRGAAPINWAIINGETKTGVSTFFIDEKIDTGDMILQDSIAINPEENAGSLHDKLMHIGSELVLKTVELIQQDSVKTIPQTESSDIKTAYKLDRDNCKIDWNDSLENIYNLIRGLSPYPAAWCTLINGDDTLDIKIYAADKESASHNYSIGTIISTKNELKVAVSKGYIIIKEIKLPGKRTMDTKSLLNGYNFEADAKMC, encoded by the coding sequence ATGAAAGATTTAAGAATCGTATTTATGGGTACGCCAGATTTTGCAGTAACCACGTTAAAAACTTTAGTCAAGAATAACTATAATATTGTAGGTGTTATTACCGCACCCGATAAACCAGCAGGACGCGGACAGAAATTAAACGAAAGTGCCGTAAAACAATATGCTGTATCTCAAAATCTAACCGTTTTGCAACCAACCAATTTAAAAAGTGCGGATTTTTTAAATGAGCTAACGCAACTCAACGCCAATCTACAAATTGTAGTGGCATTTAGAATGTTACCAAAAGTTGTTTGGCAAATGCCTAAATATGGTACTTTTAATTTGCACGCTTCATTATTACCAAACTACCGAGGTGCCGCGCCCATTAATTGGGCTATTATTAATGGTGAAACAAAAACAGGTGTTTCAACCTTTTTTATTGACGAAAAAATTGATACTGGCGATATGATTCTTCAAGATTCTATTGCTATAAACCCAGAAGAAAATGCAGGTAGCTTACACGATAAATTAATGCATATTGGTAGCGAATTGGTTTTAAAAACTGTGGAATTAATACAGCAAGATTCGGTTAAAACCATTCCGCAAACAGAATCATCTGACATTAAAACCGCATATAAACTAGATAGAGATAATTGTAAAATTGATTGGAACGATTCGTTAGAAAATATTTACAATTTAATTCGAGGTTTAAGTCCTTACCCAGCTGCATGGTGTACCTTAATTAATGGAGATGATACATTAGACATAAAAATTTATGCAGCAGATAAAGAATCTGCATCACATAACTATAGTATTGGAACCATCATTTCAACAAAAAACGAATTAAAGGTTGCCGTATCAAAAGGATATATCATTATTAAGGAAATTAAACTCCCTGGTAAACGTACTATGGATACAAAATCACTTTTAAACGGTTATAATTTTGAAGCCGATGCAAAAATGTGCTAA
- a CDS encoding HU family DNA-binding protein, producing MNKTDLIDAMAEHAGITKAAAKKALECALIEIEGALQKGNRVSLVGFGSWSVSKRAAREGRNPQTGATIKIKAKKVVKFKAGADLSNAVN from the coding sequence ATGAACAAAACAGATTTAATCGATGCAATGGCAGAACATGCCGGAATTACTAAAGCTGCTGCAAAAAAGGCATTAGAATGCGCACTTATTGAAATTGAAGGTGCTTTACAAAAAGGCAACCGTGTTTCTTTAGTAGGATTTGGATCTTGGTCAGTTTCTAAAAGAGCTGCCAGAGAAGGTAGAAACCCACAAACTGGAGCTACTATCAAAATTAAAGCTAAAAAAGTTGTAAAGTTTAAAGCTGGAGCAGATTTATCAAACGCTGTAAACTAA
- a CDS encoding YqgE/AlgH family protein yields MVTTTPKKGNLLIAEPTIFGDISFSRSIILLADHSSEGSIGFILNKPLDYTINDLVPEVEATFKVYNGGPVEQDNLYFIHKVPHLIPNSIEISLDIYWGGDFNMVAELIAKEIINENDIKFFLGYSGWDANQLENELKLNSWVVTENVYKNSIIEKNYETFWKEKMLEFGDEYSIWSNAPDNPNYN; encoded by the coding sequence ATGGTAACAACAACACCAAAAAAAGGTAATTTGTTAATCGCCGAGCCTACCATTTTTGGAGATATCTCTTTTAGCCGGTCCATTATCTTATTAGCAGACCATTCTTCTGAGGGATCTATAGGTTTTATTTTAAACAAACCCTTAGATTATACCATTAACGATTTGGTTCCTGAAGTGGAAGCCACTTTCAAGGTTTACAACGGCGGCCCCGTAGAACAAGATAATTTATATTTTATTCATAAAGTTCCACACTTAATTCCTAATAGTATTGAAATTTCTTTAGATATTTATTGGGGAGGTGATTTTAATATGGTGGCAGAACTTATTGCTAAAGAAATTATAAATGAAAACGATATTAAATTCTTTTTAGGGTATTCTGGATGGGATGCCAATCAACTGGAAAACGAATTAAAATTGAATTCGTGGGTAGTTACCGAGAATGTTTATAAAAACAGTATCATTGAAAAAAATTACGAAACGTTTTGGAAAGAAAAAATGTTAGAGTTTGGAGATGAGTACAGCATATGGAGTAACGCACCCGACAACCCAAACTATAATTAA
- a CDS encoding aminotransferase class IV, translated as MTNFNGTFLEQEQLLSINNRGYAYGDALFETIKASHGKLFFWEDHYFRLMASMRIMRMEIPMNFTMEFLEEQIKNTLKAANLDTASARVKLSVHRNEGGLYLPNTNAISFIITVKQIEDDFYTFQAGFYEVDLFKDYYVSPSLLSTLKTNNKALNVVGSIYAKENKLNNCFVLNTNKHVIEALNGNVFVIKGSTIKTPPISDGCLKGVMRKQVIEVLKTLPEYELVEESVSPFELQKADEIFITNVVVGIQPVTKYRKKLFNTEASKTILQKLNIKLRLS; from the coding sequence ATGACGAATTTTAACGGAACTTTTTTAGAACAAGAGCAATTATTATCAATCAATAATAGGGGGTATGCGTACGGAGATGCGCTTTTTGAAACTATAAAAGCGTCACATGGAAAATTATTTTTTTGGGAAGATCACTATTTTAGGCTCATGGCGTCTATGCGAATTATGCGTATGGAGATTCCAATGAATTTCACCATGGAATTTCTTGAAGAACAAATTAAAAACACATTAAAAGCGGCGAATTTAGACACGGCTTCGGCAAGAGTTAAATTGTCGGTTCATAGAAATGAAGGCGGTTTGTATTTACCAAATACCAATGCTATTAGTTTTATAATCACTGTAAAGCAAATCGAAGACGATTTTTATACATTTCAAGCTGGTTTTTATGAAGTAGATTTGTTTAAAGACTACTATGTGTCGCCTAGTTTATTGTCAACCTTAAAAACCAACAATAAAGCCCTTAATGTTGTCGGAAGTATTTATGCGAAAGAAAATAAACTGAATAATTGTTTTGTTTTAAACACCAACAAACATGTTATTGAAGCATTAAATGGTAATGTTTTTGTTATAAAGGGAAGTACTATTAAAACCCCACCTATTAGCGATGGTTGTTTAAAAGGCGTTATGCGTAAGCAGGTTATAGAGGTTTTAAAAACCTTACCAGAATATGAATTGGTTGAAGAATCGGTATCTCCTTTTGAGCTTCAAAAAGCCGATGAAATTTTTATAACAAATGTTGTTGTAGGTATTCAGCCCGTAACAAAGTACCGTAAGAAGTTATTTAATACAGAAGCATCAAAAACAATTCTGCAGAAATTAAATATAAAATTACGTTTAAGTTAA
- a CDS encoding START-like domain-containing protein has product MDEKIKFEIEFTIQASPQLIYQYISTPSGLSEWFSDNVNSRGELFTFIWDDSEEKAKLISKKTGERIKFKWLNDEDDQISYFEIKIQVDEITKDVSLIVTDFAEEDEVEESKMLWENQISSLKQVLGSA; this is encoded by the coding sequence ATGGACGAAAAAATTAAATTTGAAATTGAATTTACGATACAGGCGTCACCTCAATTAATTTATCAATACATATCGACACCCTCTGGTTTATCGGAGTGGTTTTCAGATAATGTGAATTCTAGGGGTGAGTTATTTACTTTTATTTGGGATGATAGTGAAGAAAAAGCAAAATTGATAAGTAAAAAAACAGGCGAACGCATTAAATTTAAATGGTTGAATGATGAAGACGATCAAATCTCTTATTTTGAGATTAAAATTCAGGTAGATGAGATTACGAAAGATGTCTCGCTAATAGTCACGGATTTTGCCGAAGAAGATGAAGTTGAAGAATCTAAAATGCTTTGGGAAAATCAAATTTCCAGTTTAAAGCAAGTATTAGGGTCAGCTTAA
- a CDS encoding mobile mystery protein A — MNKKKLQLEQLDRKLKGFTVAAQVTPPPTGWLKAVRVSLGMSLQQLAGKLSITKQSVQEIEKREKEGNITLKTLKDTANALDMQLVYGFVPKDGTLDDLIERKAKELAIHIVSRTSNTMKLEDQENSKQRLKKAIEERTAIIKNEMPKMLWD, encoded by the coding sequence ATGAACAAAAAGAAATTACAATTAGAACAATTAGACCGCAAATTAAAAGGATTTACGGTAGCTGCTCAAGTAACGCCACCACCAACGGGTTGGCTCAAAGCGGTTAGGGTTTCCTTGGGAATGTCTTTACAGCAGTTAGCAGGTAAATTGTCCATTACCAAGCAGAGTGTTCAGGAAATTGAGAAAAGGGAAAAAGAAGGTAATATCACCCTTAAAACCCTAAAAGACACGGCTAATGCGCTCGACATGCAATTAGTGTATGGTTTCGTCCCTAAAGATGGCACATTAGACGATTTGATAGAGCGAAAAGCTAAAGAATTAGCTATTCACATCGTTTCCAGAACGTCTAATACTATGAAGCTCGAGGATCAGGAAAATTCAAAGCAGCGTCTTAAAAAAGCCATAGAAGAGCGTACCGCTATTATCAAAAATGAAATGCCTAAAATGCTATGGGATTAA